A window of the Parvularcula bermudensis HTCC2503 genome harbors these coding sequences:
- the pyrE gene encoding orotate phosphoribosyltransferase, producing MTEDEVLGVFEACGALLRGHFVLSSGRHADTYLNKSIVSQYPQATTRLCRVLAEKIRDTLGERPQYVISPAMGAIIFGFETARHFDRPFMFLERVRGEFTFRRGFHLPQGAEVVIVEDIVSTGLSSREAITAVRRAGAKPLALACLVDRSGGTAALDIPMMPLARLSIESWPADHLPPHLAALPAVKPGSRGLQ from the coding sequence ATGACCGAAGATGAGGTGCTTGGGGTATTTGAGGCCTGCGGGGCGCTATTGAGGGGGCATTTTGTGCTCTCCTCGGGGCGCCACGCCGACACCTATCTGAACAAATCCATCGTCTCTCAATATCCGCAAGCGACGACGCGCCTTTGCCGGGTCCTGGCCGAGAAGATCAGGGACACGCTGGGGGAGCGCCCGCAATATGTGATTTCTCCTGCCATGGGGGCGATTATTTTCGGGTTCGAGACCGCGCGGCATTTCGACCGGCCTTTCATGTTCCTTGAGCGGGTGCGGGGTGAGTTCACTTTCCGGCGCGGATTTCATCTGCCGCAGGGCGCCGAAGTGGTGATCGTCGAGGATATCGTATCGACCGGCTTATCATCGCGGGAGGCGATTACCGCTGTGAGACGGGCGGGCGCGAAACCATTGGCCCTCGCTTGCCTGGTCGACCGGTCCGGGGGCACCGCCGCCCTCGACATTCCGATGATGCCCTTGGCGCGATTGTCGATTGAGAGCTGGCCGGCCGACCATCTGCCGCCGCATCTTGCCGCGCTGCCCGCTGTGAAGCCGGGCTCACGGGGGCTTCAGTGA
- a CDS encoding RelA/SpoT family protein, which produces MAEVNGSSDAKTIPTDQDPRQDKAQGRELAPETDIPPRQASRSAVGLFPGLEPAPAAPTLTGKPPDFIRQYELVDRIRSYDPEVDEALLDRAYVFAMRAHGDQKRSSGDPYISHPLAVASILTELKLDQETIATALLHDVVEDTPVTIGEITDIFGPVIAELVDGVTKISKRELAPDADGKTENFAKFLLATAKDLRVLIVKLADRLHNMRTLHFVPSTEKRARIARETMDIYAPMAGRIGMQAVKEELEDLSFRYLYPEAFDRITDRLDLLSQRAGPHIVRLATRLRESLAEAGMVAEVYAREKRVYSIWRKMQRKGSTFEELADIYAFRVIVEDGDACYRALGIIHQAFKMIPGEFDDYVSTPKPNGYRSIHTAVLASSEDSEAGTRYEGQRVEIQIRTFEMHEVAERGIAAHWRYKASQNDGGRAGGPEAGKDDPYLWLRGMIETLATEGGKDLLLAQAKLDLYHDQIFPFTPKGRVIPLPTDGTVLDFAYGLHTELGDRCAGAKVNGALRPPRSRLRTGDVVEILTNENAPIPQAWESFVVSAAAKTGLRRRARALNKRDKIILGERVVAAAFAARHLPFSSRAVEGVVAKLGFDQVDALYEAAGEMTLPARQVVEAVYPDLDADTDQHTGEGRLVETGAPLPRRAVSIAGMTPGGAITLGLCCGPLPGQRIIGLRDGENDSITVHTIDCERLADRQEEEWIDLAWSDSLTDTFIVPIVLTVNNKTGALGDIGTLLGRYGADILDINVEKRDVDFTDLCLDISVRDVRHLQSVLTGLRVSDYVVSAEKTESREEGPYDRR; this is translated from the coding sequence ATGGCCGAAGTGAATGGGTCGAGCGATGCGAAAACGATCCCAACGGATCAGGACCCACGCCAGGATAAGGCGCAAGGTCGCGAGCTCGCGCCGGAAACTGACATACCTCCTCGGCAAGCGAGTCGATCGGCGGTTGGCCTTTTTCCGGGTCTTGAACCGGCGCCGGCGGCGCCGACATTAACCGGCAAGCCCCCCGACTTCATTCGCCAATATGAATTGGTCGACCGCATTCGGAGTTACGATCCGGAGGTGGACGAAGCCCTGCTGGACCGGGCCTATGTTTTCGCGATGCGGGCCCATGGCGATCAGAAGCGATCGAGCGGCGACCCCTATATTTCTCACCCCCTGGCGGTGGCGTCCATCCTGACCGAACTCAAACTCGATCAGGAAACCATTGCGACCGCGCTATTGCACGATGTGGTCGAAGATACGCCGGTCACGATCGGCGAGATCACCGATATTTTTGGGCCCGTCATCGCCGAGCTGGTGGACGGGGTGACCAAAATTTCGAAGCGGGAATTGGCCCCTGACGCGGACGGGAAGACCGAAAACTTCGCCAAGTTTCTCCTCGCGACGGCCAAGGATCTCAGAGTCCTGATCGTTAAACTGGCCGACCGGTTGCACAATATGCGGACGCTGCATTTCGTGCCCAGCACCGAAAAGCGGGCGCGTATCGCGCGGGAGACGATGGATATCTATGCGCCGATGGCAGGGCGCATTGGGATGCAGGCGGTGAAGGAGGAACTCGAAGATCTGAGCTTCCGCTACCTTTATCCCGAAGCGTTCGACCGCATCACGGATCGACTGGATCTCTTAAGTCAACGGGCTGGACCGCATATTGTCAGGCTCGCCACGCGCCTCAGGGAAAGCCTCGCAGAGGCGGGCATGGTGGCTGAGGTCTATGCCCGGGAGAAGCGGGTCTATTCGATCTGGCGAAAGATGCAGCGTAAAGGATCGACCTTCGAGGAACTGGCCGACATCTACGCCTTTCGGGTTATCGTTGAGGATGGCGATGCCTGCTATCGGGCCCTTGGGATCATTCATCAGGCCTTCAAGATGATTCCGGGGGAGTTCGACGACTACGTCTCGACCCCGAAACCCAATGGCTACAGATCAATTCATACGGCGGTTCTCGCCTCGAGCGAGGATAGCGAGGCAGGGACCCGCTACGAAGGTCAGCGGGTCGAAATCCAGATCCGTACATTCGAAATGCACGAAGTGGCCGAGCGCGGTATCGCAGCCCATTGGCGCTATAAAGCCAGCCAGAATGACGGCGGGCGGGCCGGCGGGCCTGAGGCCGGAAAGGACGATCCCTATCTATGGCTGCGCGGGATGATCGAGACCCTCGCCACTGAAGGGGGGAAGGACCTCCTTTTGGCGCAGGCCAAGCTCGACCTCTACCACGACCAGATTTTCCCCTTCACGCCGAAGGGCCGTGTCATCCCTCTGCCGACCGACGGCACGGTGCTTGATTTCGCCTATGGTCTGCACACAGAGCTTGGTGACCGCTGCGCGGGGGCAAAGGTCAATGGGGCCCTACGCCCGCCGCGGTCGCGGTTGCGGACAGGCGATGTCGTCGAAATCCTCACCAATGAGAACGCCCCGATTCCGCAAGCCTGGGAGAGCTTTGTGGTGTCGGCCGCGGCAAAGACCGGCCTTCGCCGTCGCGCGCGGGCGCTCAATAAGAGAGACAAGATTATCCTTGGTGAGCGGGTGGTCGCGGCCGCTTTCGCCGCCCGGCACTTGCCTTTCTCCTCCCGCGCCGTCGAGGGCGTGGTCGCAAAGCTTGGTTTCGATCAAGTGGATGCGCTCTATGAGGCGGCGGGGGAGATGACCCTGCCCGCCCGTCAAGTCGTCGAAGCGGTCTATCCCGACCTCGATGCCGATACCGATCAGCATACAGGGGAGGGCCGCCTTGTTGAGACTGGGGCCCCGCTCCCCCGCCGCGCGGTGTCGATCGCCGGCATGACCCCGGGGGGCGCCATCACCCTCGGCCTCTGCTGCGGTCCACTGCCCGGTCAGCGGATCATCGGGCTGAGGGATGGAGAAAACGACTCCATCACGGTCCATACGATTGATTGCGAGCGCCTTGCCGACCGGCAGGAAGAGGAATGGATCGACCTGGCGTGGTCGGACTCGTTGACCGATACGTTCATTGTGCCCATCGTTCTGACCGTGAATAACAAGACAGGGGCCCTCGGGGATATCGGGACCTTATTGGGTCGGTACGGGGCCGATATTCTCGATATCAATGTCGAGAAGCGCGACGTCGATTTCACGGATCTGTGCCTCGATATTTCGGTGCGGGATGTGCGACATTTACAAAGCGTCCTGACCGGGCTCCGGGTCTCGGACTATGTGGTCAGCGCGGAAAAGACCGAGAGCCGAGAGGAGGGGCCCTATGACCGAAGATGA